In one window of Miscanthus floridulus cultivar M001 chromosome 12, ASM1932011v1, whole genome shotgun sequence DNA:
- the LOC136497081 gene encoding low-specificity L-threonine aldolase 1-like isoform X2, with translation MVTKVVDLRSDTVTKPSDAMRAAMAAADVDDDVLGADPTARRFEAEMAALTGKEAALFVPSGTMANLISVLVHCDVRGSEVILGDTSHIHVYENGGISTIGGVHPRTVSNNPDGTMDIDKIVAAIRNPDGALLYPTTRLICLENTHANAGGKCLSVEYTDKVGEIAVNHGFKLHIDGARIFNASVALGVPVHRLVKAADSVSVCLSKGLGAPIGSVIVGSKAFIDKAKILRKTLGGGMRQVGVLCAAAYVAVRDTVGKLADDHRKAKALAEGLKKIKQFTVDSSSVETNMVFFDIVDPRISPNKLCDVLEQRNVLAMPASSKSVRFVIHYQISDSDVQYALTCVEKAVEELLKGGTKLEHLTNGTAKNAYWH, from the exons ATGGTGACCAAGGTGGTGGACCTGCGGTCGGACACGGTGACCAAGCCCTCCGACGCCATGCGCGCCGCCATGGCGGCCgccgacgtcgacgacgacgtcCTGGGCGCCGACCCGACCGCGCGCCGCTTCGAGGCCGAGATGGCCGCGCTCACGGGCAAGGAGGCCGCGCTGTTCGTGCCCTCGGGCACCATGGCCAACCTCATCTCCGTCCTCGTGCACTGCGACGTCCGGGGCAGCGAGGTCATCCTCGGGGACACCTCGCACATCCACGTCTACGAGAACGGCGGAATCTCCACCATCGGCGGCGTGCACCCCAGGACCGTGTCCAACAACCCCGACGGCACCATGGATATTGACAAGATCGTTGCCGCCATTAGGAACCCGGACGGGGCGCTGCTGTACCCGACGACCAGGTTGATCTGCTTGGAGAACACACATGCCAA TGCTGGTGGGAAATGTTTGTCTGTAGAATACACAGACAAGGTTGGCGAAATTGCCGTGAATCACGGCTTCAAGCTTCACATTGATGGAGCTCGTATTTTCAATGCCTCTGTG GCACTGGGAGTTCCTGTACATAGACTTGTAAAAGCCGCTGACTCAGTTTCG GTATGCCTATCTAAAGGGCTAGGCGCACCCATCGGATCAGTTATTGTTGGTTCAAAGGCCTTCATTGACAAG GCTAAAATTCTTAGGAAGACACTAGGTGGTGGAATGAGACAGGTTGGAGTTCTTTGTGCTGCTGCTTATGTTGCTGTTCGTGACACTGTGGGAAAGCTTGCGGATGATCACAGGAAGGCTAAAGCCTTGGCAG AGGGCCTGAAGAAAATTAAACAGTTTACGGTGGATTCATCTTCAGTCGAGACAAATATG GTGTTCTTTGATATCGTGGATCCACGCATTTCACCGAACAAGCTATGCGATGTCTTGGAACAGCGCAATGTGCTTGCAATGCCAGCAAGTTCAAAAAG TGTCAGGTTCGTCATCCATTACCAAATTTCAGATAGCGATGTTCAATATGCACTGACATGTGTCGAG AAAGCTGTTGAAGAGCTATTGAAGGGCGGTACAAAGTTGGAGCATTTGACAAATGGTACTGCCAAAAACGCATATTGGCACTAG
- the LOC136497081 gene encoding low-specificity L-threonine aldolase 1-like isoform X1, with the protein MVLYKTRPARVREGQAELSSPPYAVAAARVRSRRMVTKVVDLRSDTVTKPSDAMRAAMAAADVDDDVLGADPTARRFEAEMAALTGKEAALFVPSGTMANLISVLVHCDVRGSEVILGDTSHIHVYENGGISTIGGVHPRTVSNNPDGTMDIDKIVAAIRNPDGALLYPTTRLICLENTHANAGGKCLSVEYTDKVGEIAVNHGFKLHIDGARIFNASVALGVPVHRLVKAADSVSVCLSKGLGAPIGSVIVGSKAFIDKAKILRKTLGGGMRQVGVLCAAAYVAVRDTVGKLADDHRKAKALAEGLKKIKQFTVDSSSVETNMVFFDIVDPRISPNKLCDVLEQRNVLAMPASSKSVRFVIHYQISDSDVQYALTCVEKAVEELLKGGTKLEHLTNGTAKNAYWH; encoded by the exons ATGGTCCTCTATAAAACACGGCCGGCCCGCGTCCGCGAAGGCCAAG CGGAGCTGTCATCGCCGCCGTACGCCGTTGCAGCGGCGAGGGTGCGGAGCAGGAGGATGGTGACCAAGGTGGTGGACCTGCGGTCGGACACGGTGACCAAGCCCTCCGACGCCATGCGCGCCGCCATGGCGGCCgccgacgtcgacgacgacgtcCTGGGCGCCGACCCGACCGCGCGCCGCTTCGAGGCCGAGATGGCCGCGCTCACGGGCAAGGAGGCCGCGCTGTTCGTGCCCTCGGGCACCATGGCCAACCTCATCTCCGTCCTCGTGCACTGCGACGTCCGGGGCAGCGAGGTCATCCTCGGGGACACCTCGCACATCCACGTCTACGAGAACGGCGGAATCTCCACCATCGGCGGCGTGCACCCCAGGACCGTGTCCAACAACCCCGACGGCACCATGGATATTGACAAGATCGTTGCCGCCATTAGGAACCCGGACGGGGCGCTGCTGTACCCGACGACCAGGTTGATCTGCTTGGAGAACACACATGCCAA TGCTGGTGGGAAATGTTTGTCTGTAGAATACACAGACAAGGTTGGCGAAATTGCCGTGAATCACGGCTTCAAGCTTCACATTGATGGAGCTCGTATTTTCAATGCCTCTGTG GCACTGGGAGTTCCTGTACATAGACTTGTAAAAGCCGCTGACTCAGTTTCG GTATGCCTATCTAAAGGGCTAGGCGCACCCATCGGATCAGTTATTGTTGGTTCAAAGGCCTTCATTGACAAG GCTAAAATTCTTAGGAAGACACTAGGTGGTGGAATGAGACAGGTTGGAGTTCTTTGTGCTGCTGCTTATGTTGCTGTTCGTGACACTGTGGGAAAGCTTGCGGATGATCACAGGAAGGCTAAAGCCTTGGCAG AGGGCCTGAAGAAAATTAAACAGTTTACGGTGGATTCATCTTCAGTCGAGACAAATATG GTGTTCTTTGATATCGTGGATCCACGCATTTCACCGAACAAGCTATGCGATGTCTTGGAACAGCGCAATGTGCTTGCAATGCCAGCAAGTTCAAAAAG TGTCAGGTTCGTCATCCATTACCAAATTTCAGATAGCGATGTTCAATATGCACTGACATGTGTCGAG AAAGCTGTTGAAGAGCTATTGAAGGGCGGTACAAAGTTGGAGCATTTGACAAATGGTACTGCCAAAAACGCATATTGGCACTAG
- the LOC136498517 gene encoding uncharacterized protein: MAVVDVVPVAAHRSDGGGATPAAFPIPTLVPACAAICIAASAYYVSTLLSYYATFAVSLVCFARAVWPDRIDAALVRADAYARHTASRARADLEADLRHLRDAAPLAAPVHAAAEECARLARATVAGWRRKWDEHRDAACAARFVLRLVALVARLAATVLFDAACEEARAWAPSVLGYLRHVADGIRPPSASACNKGEDEDEAAAGFVLKDVVCLVGTGFYLLFSMHLLFSSSAASGMQFCAVCFAATCGLTMVIADWIDPPDDDADETDTTTTEGDAAGEASRDEELEVRESWRFLWVLILITHCVDAFLLHVTLGPQPTTLAILALCSLEVLKVGRQVQLTPDDGEGAGAVDKWRRGAMVVYAACSVKVFVVYLVLDCYLAALGFFWLFVMADLLLAEEDNSSDFDVSGEEDDEDGEESAGFEGDITGGDEGEADEETREEHSDTSSSEDEEESSAHCDSSSSENEESSVHCDSSSEYEEERHCESSEDHEIVGEQRHGGPDYGSGGSTDDSWDLVDVDDPEMPAKANCGAGANRRKSRLFPWKHAA, from the coding sequence ATGGCCGTCGTCGACGTCGTCCCGGTAGCCGCCCACCGCTCGGACGGCGGCGGTGCCACGCCTGCCGCCTTCCCGATCCCCACCCTCGTCCCCGCGTGCGCCGCCATCTGCATCGCCGCATCCGCGTACTACGTCTCCACGCTGCTGTCCTACTACGCCACGTTCGCCGTCTCCCTCGTCTGCTTCGCCCGCGCGGTCTGGCCAGACCGCATCGACGCCGCGCTCGTCCGCGCCGACGCCTACGCGCGGCACACGGCGTCGCGCGCGCGCGCTGACCTGGAGGCCGACCTGCGGCATCTGAGGGACGCGGCGCCCTTGGCCGCGCCCGTGCACGCTGCGGCCGAAGAGTGCGCGCGCCTCGCCCGTGCCACCGTCGCCGGCTGGAGGAGGAAGTGGGACGAGCACAGGGACGCCGCGTGCGCCGCGAGGTTCGTGCTCCGCCTGGTCGCGCTCGTCGCCCGCCTGGCCGCGACCGTGCTGTTCGACGCGGCGTGCGAGGAGGCTAGGGCCTGGGCCCCGTCGGTGCTGGGATACTTGAGACACGTGGCCGATGGGATCAGGCCACCGTCGGCGTCGGCGTGCAACAagggcgaggacgaggacgaggcggcCGCCGGCTTTGTGTTGAAGGACGTCGTGTGTCTCGTCGGGACCGGGTTCTACCTCCTGTTCAGCATGCACCTGCTCTTCAGCTCCAGCGCCGCCAGTGGGATGCAGTTCTGTGCCGTGTGCTTCGCGGCAACGTGCGGCTTGACGATGGTGATCGCTGACTGGATCGACCCGCCGGACGACGATGCCGACGAAACTGACACCACCACCACGGAGGGCGATGCTGCCGGCGAGGCAAGCCGAGACGAGGAGCTCGAAGTGCGCGAGTCGTGGCGGTTCCTCTGGGTTCTGATCCTCATCACGCACTGCGTCGATGCGTTCCTCCTCCACGTCACGCTCGGCCCGCAGCCAACAACACTCGCGATCTTGGCCCTCTGCAGCTTGGAGGTACTCAAGGTCGGCAGGCAAGTCCAGCTGACGCCGGACGATGGGGAGGGAGCAGGAGCTGTCGACAAGTGGCGCCGCGGTGCCATGGTGGTGTACGCGGCGTGCAGCGTCAAGGTCTTTGTCGTCTACCTCGTGCTCGACTGTTACCTGGCCGCGCTCGGCTTCTTCTGGCTTTTCGTCATGGCGGACCTCCTGTTGGCTGAGGAGGACAACTCGTCGGACTTCGATGTCTCGGGTGAAGAAGATGACGAAGATGGGGAGGAGAGTGCTGGCTTCGAAGGGGACATCACCGGAGGCGACGAGGGAGAGGCTGATGAGGAGACCAGGGAAGAGCATTCCGACACGAGCTCTTCAGAAGATGAAGAGGAAAGTTCTGCGCATTGTGATAGTTCATCGTCAGAGAATGAAGAAAGTTCTGTGCATTGTGATAgttcatcagagtatgaagaggAAAGGCATTGTGAGAGTTCAGAAGATCATGAGATTGTTGGGGAGCAGCGACACGGAGGACCGGATTACGGCAGCGGCGGCAGCACGGACGACAGCTGGGATTTGGTAGACGTCGACGATCCGGAGATGCCGGCAAAAGCTAACTGTGGCGCTGGCGCCAATCGGAGGAAGTCCAGGCTTTTCCCATGGAAGCACGCCGCGTGA